One window of Streptococcus suis genomic DNA carries:
- the queA gene encoding tRNA preQ1(34) S-adenosylmethionine ribosyltransferase-isomerase QueA produces the protein MKTTDFDFELPEELIAQVPLEKRDSSRLLILDREKQTMVDSHFDHIIDQLNPGDALVMNNTRVLPARLHGFKPETGGHVEFLLLKNTQGDQWEVLAKPAKRLKVGATVAFGDGRLTATVTQELEHGGRIVEFAYEGIFLEVLESLGEMPLPPYIHETLEDRDRYQTVYAKENGSAAAPTAGLHFTEELLQKIEAKGVKLVYLTLHVGLGTFRPVSADNLDEHEMHSEFYTLTAEAATILNQVKAAGGRIVAVGTTSIRTLETIGNKFDGRLEADSGWTNIFIKPGYQFRIVDAFSTNFHLPKSTLVMLVSAFAGREFVLEAYKHAVDHQYRFFSFGDAMFIQ, from the coding sequence ATGAAAACAACAGATTTTGATTTTGAATTGCCCGAAGAGCTGATTGCTCAAGTCCCTCTTGAAAAACGGGACAGCTCCCGCCTGCTCATCCTGGATAGGGAAAAACAGACCATGGTGGACAGCCATTTTGACCACATCATCGACCAGCTCAATCCAGGCGATGCCCTGGTTATGAACAATACCCGTGTCCTACCGGCCCGTCTCCACGGCTTTAAGCCTGAGACTGGTGGTCATGTGGAATTTTTGCTCCTGAAAAATACCCAGGGGGACCAGTGGGAAGTTCTTGCTAAGCCAGCTAAGCGGCTCAAGGTCGGCGCCACTGTTGCCTTTGGAGACGGCAGATTAACCGCCACTGTGACCCAGGAATTGGAACACGGTGGTCGCATCGTCGAATTTGCCTACGAGGGCATTTTCCTAGAAGTCTTAGAAAGCCTGGGAGAAATGCCACTTCCGCCCTATATCCATGAGACCCTAGAAGACCGCGACCGCTACCAGACCGTCTATGCCAAGGAAAATGGCTCCGCGGCGGCACCGACAGCTGGTCTCCATTTCACAGAAGAATTGCTCCAAAAAATCGAGGCCAAGGGTGTCAAGCTAGTCTATCTGACCCTCCATGTGGGATTGGGAACTTTTAGACCAGTATCAGCTGATAATCTGGATGAGCATGAGATGCACTCAGAATTCTATACCTTGACGGCCGAGGCTGCAACAATACTCAATCAGGTCAAGGCTGCTGGCGGACGCATTGTCGCTGTCGGCACCACCTCGATTCGCACCCTTGAAACCATCGGCAATAAATTTGACGGCCGACTGGAAGCTGACTCTGGCTGGACCAATATTTTCATCAAGCCCGGCTACCAGTTCCGCATTGTCGATGCCTTTTCTACCAACTTCCACCTACCCAAATCAACCCTGGTTATGCTGGTATCTGCCTTTGCCGGCCGGGAATTTGTCTTGGAAGCTTATAAACACGCCGTAGACCACCAATACCGCTTCTTCAGTTTTGGCGATGCCATGTTTATCCAATAA
- a CDS encoding aminotransferase, with protein sequence MDIQAFGVEEWLNEWETQAKYDIAGSSIASMTLEEVLALGDGQAVMGDLLQAKMNYGWIEGSPAFKEEVAKLYETVSVDSILQTNGATGANHLAIYALIQPGDHVISLYPSYQQLYDIPRSFGAEVDLWRIDEKRDWLPDLEDLKSLLRPNTKMICINNANNPTGSVMTRDFLEKVVELARSVGAYILSDEVYQPLEEGMDVPAIVDLYEKGISTNSLSKTYSIPGIRVGWVAANKELSDLFRKYRDYTMICAGVIDDALATHVLKNKAVILERNRRLVEGNLRILQDWVEHEPHVQLVFPKQVSTSFIRLDIPEDTESFCLRLLQEEGVLLVPGNRFDMPGYARLGYCTHRSILQEGLKRLSAFLRQFDDLD encoded by the coding sequence ATGGACATTCAAGCCTTTGGTGTAGAAGAATGGCTCAATGAGTGGGAAACTCAAGCCAAATATGATATTGCAGGTAGTTCGATTGCTTCAATGACCTTGGAAGAGGTCTTGGCTTTGGGAGATGGCCAGGCGGTAATGGGGGATTTATTGCAAGCCAAGATGAACTACGGCTGGATAGAAGGTTCACCTGCCTTTAAGGAAGAAGTTGCCAAGTTATACGAGACAGTCAGTGTCGACTCGATTCTTCAGACCAATGGTGCGACAGGGGCCAACCACTTGGCCATCTATGCCTTGATTCAGCCAGGAGATCATGTGATTTCTCTCTATCCGTCCTACCAACAGTTGTATGATATTCCTCGTTCTTTTGGGGCGGAGGTAGACTTGTGGCGGATTGATGAGAAGCGTGATTGGTTGCCTGACTTGGAGGACTTGAAGTCCCTCCTTCGGCCAAATACCAAGATGATTTGTATCAATAATGCTAACAATCCGACGGGGTCTGTTATGACCAGGGATTTTTTGGAGAAAGTGGTTGAACTGGCTCGGAGTGTGGGTGCCTATATCTTGTCAGATGAGGTCTATCAACCCTTGGAAGAAGGGATGGATGTGCCTGCTATCGTTGATTTGTACGAAAAGGGCATTTCGACCAATAGCCTGTCTAAGACCTATTCCATTCCTGGGATTCGGGTCGGTTGGGTGGCAGCCAACAAGGAATTGTCGGATTTGTTCCGCAAATATCGAGATTACACCATGATTTGTGCTGGTGTGATTGATGATGCCTTGGCGACTCATGTATTGAAAAATAAGGCAGTCATCCTGGAGCGCAATCGCCGTCTGGTAGAAGGCAATCTGCGGATTCTCCAGGATTGGGTAGAGCATGAGCCCCATGTGCAACTGGTCTTCCCAAAACAGGTATCAACTTCCTTTATTCGATTGGATATTCCAGAAGATACGGAGAGTTTCTGTCTCCGTCTCTTGCAGGAGGAGGGGGTCTTGCTGGTACCGGGCAATCGCTTTGATATGCCGGGCTATGCGCGACTGGGCTATTGCACCCATCGGTCGATTCTCCAAGAAGGCTTAAAGCGCCTGTCTGCCTTCCTGCGTCAGTTTGACGACCTGGATTAA
- a CDS encoding dipeptidase, with the protein MTRNFIREEDKQACLAAIQDLVAFPSILQEHQTKTPFGQPIQDALEFTLDFCRQLGFSTYLDPAGYYGYAEVGQGQELLAILCHLDVVPAGDLTKWKTPPFEAVIKDGLMIGRGVQDDKGPSMAALFAVKALMDAGVTFTKRVRFIFGTDEETLWRCLHRYNQLEEEATMGFAPDSSFPLTYAEKGLLQAKLHGPGQGDLHLDAGTAYNVVPAKSCYSGHLLASVIAELKQLGFDYEMDDDGVVVLGLSKHAKDAAQGVNAIVRLAKALDKFEQHPALDFIANTIGEDATAQGLFGDVSDEPSGALSFNIAGLTIDSHRSEIRLDIRIPVMADKDQLVETLSVKAAALGLTYEEFDYLPSLYVPLDSQLVATLMAVYQEKTGDLDSQPISSGGATFARTMPNCVAFGACFPSTPQTEHQENERMPLGDLYKTMEIYAEAVYRLAGSDQ; encoded by the coding sequence GTGACAAGGAATTTTATCAGAGAGGAAGACAAGCAGGCTTGTCTAGCGGCCATTCAAGATTTGGTCGCCTTCCCCTCTATTTTACAAGAACATCAAACCAAGACACCATTTGGTCAACCGATTCAGGATGCCTTAGAATTTACCCTGGACTTCTGTCGTCAGCTAGGCTTTTCAACCTATCTGGACCCGGCAGGATATTACGGCTATGCTGAGGTGGGGCAGGGTCAGGAACTTTTAGCCATTCTCTGCCATTTGGATGTGGTGCCGGCTGGTGACCTGACCAAGTGGAAGACGCCCCCTTTTGAGGCTGTGATAAAGGACGGTCTCATGATTGGGCGGGGGGTGCAGGATGACAAGGGACCATCCATGGCTGCGCTCTTTGCGGTCAAGGCCCTGATGGATGCTGGTGTGACCTTTACCAAACGTGTGCGTTTTATCTTCGGAACGGACGAGGAAACGCTCTGGCGTTGTCTCCATCGCTACAATCAGCTGGAAGAAGAGGCCACAATGGGCTTTGCACCGGATTCATCCTTCCCGCTAACCTATGCTGAAAAGGGGCTCTTGCAGGCCAAACTCCATGGTCCAGGTCAGGGAGATTTGCACCTGGATGCTGGGACGGCCTACAATGTCGTACCGGCAAAGTCTTGCTATTCTGGCCATCTCCTGGCCAGCGTTATTGCTGAGTTGAAGCAATTGGGCTTTGATTATGAAATGGATGACGACGGGGTTGTCGTACTCGGTCTGTCCAAACACGCCAAGGATGCGGCCCAGGGTGTCAATGCCATTGTGCGCTTGGCCAAGGCTCTGGATAAGTTTGAGCAGCACCCAGCTTTGGACTTCATTGCTAATACGATTGGGGAGGACGCGACGGCTCAGGGCTTATTTGGAGATGTAAGTGATGAGCCGTCTGGTGCTCTGAGTTTCAATATTGCGGGCCTGACCATCGATTCCCATCGGTCTGAAATTCGTCTGGATATTCGTATTCCAGTCATGGCAGATAAGGACCAGCTGGTGGAGACTCTGTCTGTTAAGGCAGCAGCTTTGGGTTTGACCTATGAGGAATTTGACTATCTCCCATCCCTTTATGTCCCTCTGGACAGCCAGCTTGTGGCTACGCTGATGGCTGTTTATCAGGAAAAAACAGGTGATTTAGACAGTCAGCCCATCTCATCTGGAGGAGCAACCTTCGCTCGGACCATGCCAAATTGTGTGGCCTTTGGGGCTTGCTTCCCATCAACGCCACAAACTGAGCATCAAGAAAATGAACGAATGCCCCTGGGAGACTTGTATAAGACCATGGAAATCTATGCTGAGGCGGTCTATCGTCTAGCAGGTTCTGATCAATAG
- the arcC gene encoding carbamate kinase, whose translation MANRKIVVALGGNAILSSDPSAQAQKQALVDTAKHLVKLIKNGDDLIITHGNGPQVGNLLLQNLAADSEKNPAFPLDSLVAMTEGSIGFWLQNALENELAKEGIKKDVASVVTQVIVDKADPAFENLTKPIGPFYTEEEAKAEAEKTGATFKEDAGRGWRKVVASPKPIGIKEIGTIRTLLDAGEVIIAAGGGGIPVIEEADGTLTGVEAVIDKDFASQCLAELVDADLFIVLTGVDYVYVNFNKPNQEKLERVTVAELEEYIKQGQFAPGSMLPKVEATIAFVNHKPSSQAVITSLENLGALIESESGTIIVKS comes from the coding sequence ATGGCAAATCGTAAAATTGTCGTGGCTTTGGGCGGAAATGCCATTCTATCATCCGATCCATCAGCCCAAGCCCAGAAGCAGGCCTTGGTTGACACAGCCAAGCACCTGGTTAAGTTGATAAAAAATGGTGATGACTTAATCATCACACACGGAAATGGTCCGCAGGTAGGCAATCTGCTGTTGCAAAATTTGGCGGCTGATTCTGAGAAAAACCCTGCCTTTCCACTGGATAGCCTGGTGGCCATGACCGAAGGCTCTATCGGCTTTTGGTTGCAAAATGCCCTGGAAAATGAGTTGGCCAAGGAAGGCATTAAGAAGGATGTCGCTTCAGTAGTGACCCAGGTCATTGTTGACAAGGCAGACCCTGCTTTTGAGAATCTGACCAAGCCAATCGGTCCCTTCTATACAGAAGAGGAAGCCAAGGCTGAAGCGGAAAAAACAGGAGCAACCTTTAAGGAAGATGCTGGTCGTGGTTGGCGCAAGGTCGTTGCCTCACCAAAACCAATTGGTATCAAGGAAATCGGAACCATCCGTACCCTCTTGGATGCGGGGGAAGTGATTATTGCCGCAGGTGGTGGTGGTATTCCGGTCATTGAGGAGGCTGATGGCACCTTGACAGGGGTAGAGGCTGTTATTGATAAGGATTTTGCCTCTCAATGTCTGGCTGAACTGGTCGATGCAGATCTCTTTATCGTTCTGACAGGTGTGGACTATGTCTATGTTAACTTTAACAAACCAAATCAAGAGAAGTTGGAGCGCGTGACGGTGGCAGAATTGGAAGAATACATCAAACAAGGCCAATTTGCACCAGGTTCTATGCTGCCTAAGGTAGAGGCGACGATTGCCTTTGTCAATCATAAGCCAAGCTCCCAGGCAGTTATCACCTCTCTTGAAAATCTTGGTGCCTTGATTGAATCAGAAAGTGGCACCATCATTGTCAAAAGTTAA
- a CDS encoding YfcC family protein, which translates to MSEKVKKGFKMPSSYTILMLIIAAMAVMTWIIPAGQYQVDDAGNFITGTYEAVDSNPQGIWDVFMAPVRAMLGHGATSAAINVSFFILMVGAFLGVVNETGALDVGIASIVKRFKGREKWLIYILMFLFALGGSTYGMGEETMAFFPLLIPVMMAVGYDSLTGVAIILLGSQIGCLASTVNPFATGVASAAAGVSIADGMIWRIVFFIVILGLGMFFVASYAEKVKKDPAKSLVYNQREADMEHFNVNADREVNDTLTPAQKRVLVLFFLTFVFMILSFIPWEDLGVNFFTDIKEWLISIPVLGQIVGITTYPFGWWYFPEGAMLFGVAGVMIGIVYGMEEERLVKSFLNGAADLLSVALICAVARGIQVIMNDGMITATILNWGEVGLQGLSPQVFIILTYLFYLPMSFLIPSTSGLAGASMGIMAPLGEFVNVPASLIITAFQAASGVLNLVAPTSGIVMGALALGRIEIGTWYKYVGKLIAAIIVASILILAVATFF; encoded by the coding sequence ATGAGCGAAAAAGTAAAAAAAGGCTTTAAAATGCCTTCATCTTACACTATACTCATGCTCATTATTGCCGCGATGGCAGTGATGACCTGGATTATTCCTGCGGGTCAATATCAGGTTGATGATGCGGGAAACTTTATCACAGGCACCTATGAAGCTGTGGACTCAAATCCGCAGGGTATTTGGGATGTCTTTATGGCTCCGGTTCGGGCTATGCTGGGCCACGGAGCAACATCAGCTGCCATTAATGTCTCCTTCTTCATCTTGATGGTGGGGGCTTTCCTGGGAGTTGTGAATGAAACTGGAGCGCTGGACGTAGGGATTGCCTCTATCGTGAAGCGCTTCAAGGGCCGTGAAAAATGGTTGATTTACATCCTTATGTTCCTCTTTGCCCTGGGTGGTTCGACCTATGGTATGGGTGAGGAAACCATGGCCTTCTTCCCTCTGTTAATTCCGGTTATGATGGCGGTTGGCTATGATAGTCTGACTGGTGTTGCCATTATACTCTTGGGTTCACAGATTGGCTGTTTGGCTTCAACGGTCAACCCATTTGCGACTGGTGTGGCATCAGCGGCAGCAGGGGTTTCCATCGCAGATGGTATGATCTGGCGGATTGTATTTTTCATAGTTATCCTTGGTTTAGGCATGTTCTTTGTTGCATCTTATGCGGAAAAAGTGAAAAAGGATCCTGCCAAATCACTGGTCTACAACCAGCGTGAAGCAGATATGGAGCATTTCAATGTTAATGCAGACCGTGAGGTCAATGATACCTTGACACCTGCCCAAAAACGTGTGCTGGTCCTCTTCTTCCTAACCTTTGTATTCATGATTTTGAGTTTCATTCCTTGGGAAGACTTGGGCGTGAATTTCTTTACAGATATCAAAGAATGGCTGATTTCCATTCCAGTTCTTGGTCAAATTGTGGGGATTACGACCTATCCATTTGGATGGTGGTACTTCCCAGAAGGCGCTATGCTCTTTGGTGTAGCCGGTGTTATGATTGGTATTGTCTACGGTATGGAAGAAGAACGCCTGGTCAAATCCTTCTTGAATGGTGCAGCCGACCTGCTCAGCGTTGCCTTGATTTGTGCGGTGGCGCGTGGTATCCAGGTCATTATGAACGATGGTATGATTACAGCTACCATCCTCAACTGGGGTGAAGTTGGTCTGCAAGGCCTATCTCCTCAAGTCTTTATCATCCTGACCTATCTCTTCTATCTGCCAATGTCCTTCTTGATTCCATCAACTTCAGGTTTGGCAGGAGCTTCTATGGGTATCATGGCTCCTTTGGGCGAATTTGTCAATGTGCCTGCTAGCTTGATTATCACAGCCTTCCAGGCAGCGTCTGGTGTCCTTAACCTGGTAGCACCGACATCTGGTATTGTAATGGGTGCCCTGGCTCTAGGACGTATCGAAATTGGTACCTGGTACAAATACGTTGGTAAATTGATTGCTGCTATCATTGTGGCTTCCATCCTCATTCTGGCAGTAGCAACCTTCTTCTAG
- a CDS encoding arginine repressor, which produces MNKIESRHQLILSLVLEKKIHTQQELQDLLETNGVTVTQSTLSRDIKQLNLVKVNEANSAHYIINPIAPSRWEKRLRLYMEDALVVLKPVQHQVVLKTLPGLAGTFGSILDAMEIPEIIATVCGDDVCLIICQDEEAALACFEELKHYTPPFFFSK; this is translated from the coding sequence ATGAATAAAATTGAAAGTCGGCACCAACTCATCCTCTCCCTGGTCCTGGAAAAGAAAATCCACACCCAGCAGGAGTTACAAGATTTGCTAGAGACCAACGGTGTGACGGTCACCCAGTCCACCCTGTCGCGCGATATCAAACAGCTCAATCTTGTTAAGGTCAATGAAGCAAACTCCGCCCACTATATCATCAATCCGATAGCGCCATCTCGGTGGGAAAAGCGTCTCCGCCTCTATATGGAGGACGCTCTAGTCGTTTTGAAACCCGTCCAACACCAGGTGGTTCTGAAGACCCTACCTGGTCTGGCCGGAACCTTTGGCTCTATCCTAGATGCCATGGAAATTCCTGAAATCATTGCAACCGTCTGCGGAGACGATGTTTGCCTGATTATCTGTCAGGACGAGGAAGCAGCGCTGGCCTGCTTTGAAGAGCTCAAACACTACACGCCACCCTTCTTCTTTTCCAAGTAA
- a CDS encoding GNAT family N-acetyltransferase: MKNEKLVVGSQAWERACSIYVRFQVFVLERSIHLEDEFDSHDQEGRVYANLLIDEEPVSTGRFLPIGSGRARLTRIATLASHRGKGGYARSIIMALEDYAREAGIHHLDIHSELTAKTFYESLGYVASSVLYQEDGEWCQTLSKRLDNY, encoded by the coding sequence ATGAAGAATGAAAAACTTGTGGTCGGCTCGCAGGCCTGGGAACGGGCATGTTCCATCTATGTGCGATTCCAAGTTTTTGTCCTGGAGCGCTCGATTCATCTCGAAGATGAATTTGATAGCCATGATCAAGAAGGACGTGTCTATGCGAATCTCTTGATTGATGAAGAACCTGTCTCAACTGGTCGCTTTCTTCCAATAGGTTCAGGGAGAGCGCGGTTGACACGGATTGCTACCTTGGCCAGTCATCGGGGTAAGGGGGGCTATGCTAGAAGTATCATCATGGCCCTGGAAGACTATGCCAGAGAGGCAGGTATTCACCACTTGGATATCCATTCGGAGCTGACGGCTAAGACCTTTTATGAGTCTTTGGGATATGTGGCCAGTTCAGTGCTTTACCAGGAAGATGGGGAATGGTGCCAGACCCTGTCAAAACGATTAGACAATTATTAG
- a CDS encoding C69 family dipeptidase encodes MKKKLSAILLLLCSSIWIGQPIVSACTGFVIGKDLTTDGSWLYGRTEDLEPNHNKTFRVYPRTENEQGAKWEDQSNGFTYPLPAVSHKYTAVPDVTPEYGVYDEAGFNEHGLSISATVSATANDDILKLDPYVEDGLAESSMTSIVLQYAKTAREAVDLVAKIVTEKGSAEGNIVLFADKEGIWYMEILSGHQYVAIKFPADKFAVFPNTFYLGHIDFSDKEGVITSDNVKGLAEEAGTYKEVDSQFHIAQSYNPPLSDANRSRSFSGIKSLDPDSKVTYEDDYYELLHTTDKKLGLEDAMALQRNRFEGLDLKPLDQMELDGKGKPENKNAVDGYAYPISNENVMEAHIFQLKDELPVEVGGGVMWLAMGSPRNAPYLPYFGNITDTYKAYQDTSTEYSADSWYWVISHINDMVAQYPDEFGTEVIDQVKSLEADWIKEQDVLNQEIISLVAENPEEASKHATETSIKRAETTFARLKEIEKDLEARVATLEAEATPEKKEETSEEKSSSMNVLPYALLGLAAVASAVYLFKKKNTK; translated from the coding sequence ATGAAGAAAAAGTTATCGGCTATACTATTGCTTTTGTGCAGTAGTATATGGATTGGTCAGCCAATCGTGTCAGCCTGTACGGGTTTTGTCATCGGTAAGGACCTGACCACAGATGGTTCCTGGCTTTATGGACGGACAGAAGACCTGGAACCAAATCACAATAAGACCTTCCGCGTTTATCCACGGACGGAAAATGAGCAAGGGGCCAAGTGGGAAGACCAGTCTAATGGTTTTACCTATCCTTTGCCAGCAGTATCTCACAAATACACAGCGGTACCCGATGTTACTCCGGAGTACGGTGTCTACGACGAGGCTGGTTTTAATGAACATGGCCTGTCAATTTCAGCGACCGTTTCTGCAACGGCAAATGATGATATTCTAAAATTGGATCCCTATGTAGAAGATGGATTGGCAGAATCTTCCATGACCAGTATTGTTCTCCAATATGCTAAAACGGCCCGTGAAGCTGTAGACCTGGTCGCAAAAATTGTGACTGAAAAGGGCTCAGCAGAAGGGAATATTGTCCTCTTTGCGGACAAGGAAGGCATCTGGTATATGGAAATCTTGTCTGGTCACCAGTATGTAGCCATCAAATTCCCAGCAGATAAGTTTGCTGTCTTTCCAAATACCTTCTATCTAGGTCATATTGATTTTTCGGATAAGGAGGGCGTGATTACTTCTGACAATGTCAAAGGTTTGGCGGAAGAAGCAGGTACCTACAAGGAAGTGGACAGTCAGTTTCATATTGCCCAATCCTACAATCCACCGCTATCAGACGCCAACCGTTCGCGGTCATTTTCAGGCATCAAGTCATTGGACCCGGATTCCAAGGTGACCTACGAAGATGATTACTATGAATTATTGCACACGACGGATAAAAAATTGGGCTTGGAAGATGCCATGGCCCTGCAGCGAAACCGTTTTGAAGGCTTGGATTTGAAACCTCTGGACCAAATGGAATTGGACGGTAAGGGCAAGCCTGAGAATAAGAATGCTGTCGATGGCTATGCCTATCCGATTTCTAATGAAAATGTCATGGAGGCCCATATCTTCCAGCTCAAGGATGAATTGCCTGTAGAAGTCGGTGGCGGAGTTATGTGGTTAGCCATGGGAAGTCCGCGCAATGCACCTTATCTACCGTATTTTGGTAATATCACAGACACCTATAAGGCCTATCAGGACACCAGCACAGAATACAGTGCGGATTCTTGGTACTGGGTTATTTCTCATATCAACGATATGGTAGCTCAATATCCAGATGAATTTGGTACGGAAGTCATTGACCAAGTCAAGAGTCTGGAAGCGGACTGGATCAAGGAACAGGATGTATTGAACCAGGAAATCATTTCCCTGGTAGCTGAAAATCCTGAAGAGGCAAGCAAGCACGCCACTGAAACCAGTATCAAGCGGGCGGAAACAACCTTTGCCCGTCTGAAAGAGATTGAGAAGGACTTGGAGGCGCGTGTTGCTACTCTAGAAGCAGAAGCAACGCCTGAGAAAAAAGAAGAGACCAGTGAGGAAAAATCATCTTCTATGAATGTCCTTCCTTACGCCCTACTGGGCCTTGCTGCAGTTGCCAGCGCAGTTTATTTGTTCAAAAAGAAAAATACAAAATAA
- the argF gene encoding ornithine carbamoyltransferase, translated as MTNIFKGRHFLAEKDFTRAELEWLIDFAAHLKDLKQRNIPHRYLEGKNIALLFEKTSTRTRAAFTVASIDLGAHPEYLGANDIQLGKKESTEDTAKVLGRMFDGIEFRGFSQKMVEELAEFSGVPVWNGLTDAWHPTQMLADYLTVKENFGKLEGVTLVYCGDGRNNVANSLLVTGAILGVNVHIFSPKELFPDETVVELAQGFAKESGARILITDDADEAVKGADVLYTDVWVSMGEEAKFEERVKMLKPYQVNMDLVKKAGNENLIFLHCLPAFHDTNTVYGKDVAEKFGVEEMEVTDEVFRSKYARHFDQAENRMHTIKAVMAATLGDPFVPRV; from the coding sequence ATGACAAATATTTTCAAAGGAAGACATTTCCTAGCAGAAAAAGATTTTACACGCGCAGAATTGGAATGGTTGATTGATTTTGCGGCACACTTGAAGGATTTGAAACAGCGCAATATTCCGCATCGTTATTTGGAAGGGAAAAATATTGCTCTCTTGTTTGAAAAAACGTCCACTCGTACCCGTGCGGCCTTTACAGTAGCTTCCATTGACCTGGGTGCTCATCCAGAATATCTGGGTGCCAACGACATTCAATTGGGCAAGAAAGAGTCAACTGAGGACACCGCAAAAGTTTTGGGCCGGATGTTTGACGGGATTGAATTCCGTGGCTTTAGCCAAAAAATGGTCGAAGAATTGGCAGAATTCTCTGGCGTACCTGTCTGGAATGGCTTGACCGATGCTTGGCATCCAACACAGATGTTGGCCGATTATTTGACCGTCAAGGAAAACTTCGGTAAGTTGGAAGGCGTGACTTTGGTTTACTGTGGCGATGGCCGCAATAATGTTGCTAATTCTCTCTTGGTGACTGGTGCTATTCTGGGTGTTAATGTGCATATTTTCTCACCAAAAGAACTCTTCCCAGATGAAACAGTCGTGGAATTGGCGCAAGGATTTGCCAAGGAAAGTGGCGCGCGTATCCTGATTACGGATGATGCGGACGAAGCAGTTAAGGGCGCAGATGTCCTTTATACGGACGTTTGGGTGTCTATGGGTGAAGAAGCTAAGTTTGAAGAACGTGTGAAAATGCTCAAACCTTACCAAGTTAACATGGATTTGGTGAAAAAAGCTGGCAACGAAAATCTCATCTTCTTGCATTGCTTGCCTGCCTTCCACGATACCAATACCGTTTATGGCAAGGATGTTGCTGAGAAATTCGGCGTAGAAGAAATGGAAGTGACAGACGAAGTCTTTCGCAGCAAATACGCTCGTCATTTTGACCAGGCTGAAAACCGCATGCACACAATCAAAGCAGTCATGGCTGCGACCTTGGGTGATCCATTTGTGCCAAGAGTGTAA